A part of Primulina eburnea isolate SZY01 chromosome 10, ASM2296580v1, whole genome shotgun sequence genomic DNA contains:
- the LOC140803593 gene encoding pectinesterase inhibitor 3-like, with protein sequence MAKGHRFFLTVYLLTLLLSTTHAAYRHDLVRTSCFHASYPNICLRTLSTHGSSASTPRELAQLAVRVSLAHVRRGSVFLSQLTVRGRRARGALNDCVEQMGDAMDELRNTLSDLQHLHRGGDFRWQMSNAETWVSAALTNEDTCLDGFKEIGVNVRADVRRRITNVARVTSNALYLINLLDESP encoded by the coding sequence ATGGCAAAGGGACACCGTTTTTTTCTGACCGTTTATCTCTTGACATTGCTACTCTCAACAACCCATGCTGCCTACAGGCACGACCTAGTTCGCACCTCCTGCTTCCACGCAAGCTACCCCAACATCTGCCTCAGAACACTCTCGACGCACGGCAGCTCCGCCAGCACACCCCGCGAGTTGGCTCAGCTCGCAGTCAGGGTCAGCCTTGCACACGTGCGCAGAGGCTCGGTATTCCTATCCCAGCTGACGGTTCGAGGCCGGAGGGCACGGGGAGCCCTGAACGACTGCGTTGAGCAAATGGGGGACGCCATGGATGAGCTGAGAAACACACTTTCAGATCTGCAGCACCTCCACCGCGGAGGGGATTTCCGGTGGCAGATGAGCAACGCGGAGACGTGGGTCAGCGCCGCCTTGACGAATGAGGACACTTGCCTCGACGGATTCAAGGAGATCGGCGTTAATGTCCGCGCCGACGTGCGGCGGAGGATCACCAACGTGGCCAGAGTCACCAGCAACGCACTGTATCTCATCAACCTTCTTGACGAGTCTCCTTAA